A window of Agrobacterium tumefaciens contains these coding sequences:
- a CDS encoding N-formylglutamate amidohydrolase, whose amino-acid sequence MSARTNDGEGKRINENKGFWTIDFGGSPVVGTAIHDGHQIRPDVAGLIALSDEQCLREEDPFTGEMIAGLTNRIVVHHSRFEVDLNRAADQAVYLRPEQSWGLEVWKEQPSEQAISHSLDFHADYYAMLESVLSAVERRHGAFVVLDVHSYNHRRQGASAPPTEQAEAPDINIGTFSMDRSRWGDVVSIVGRHFASATIGGRRLDVRENVAFQGKGEQTRFIHERFPENGCAIAIEFKKFFMDEWTGEPDRRVIADIRDTFASLQPVLEDFLRSRR is encoded by the coding sequence ATGTCAGCCAGAACAAACGACGGTGAAGGCAAGCGTATCAACGAAAACAAGGGCTTCTGGACGATCGACTTCGGCGGTTCGCCGGTCGTTGGCACGGCTATTCATGATGGCCACCAGATCCGGCCCGATGTCGCCGGTCTTATCGCCCTGTCCGACGAGCAATGTCTGAGAGAGGAAGACCCTTTTACCGGTGAGATGATTGCCGGCCTCACCAACCGCATTGTCGTTCACCACTCGCGGTTCGAGGTCGACCTCAACCGCGCCGCCGACCAGGCAGTGTATCTGAGACCCGAACAGTCCTGGGGCCTTGAGGTCTGGAAAGAGCAGCCCTCCGAGCAGGCAATTTCCCATTCTCTCGACTTCCACGCCGATTATTATGCGATGCTGGAGAGCGTGCTATCGGCTGTCGAAAGGCGGCACGGCGCTTTTGTGGTCCTTGATGTGCACAGCTACAATCATCGTCGGCAGGGGGCTTCTGCACCGCCGACGGAGCAGGCGGAAGCGCCGGACATTAATATCGGCACCTTTTCCATGGACCGTAGCCGCTGGGGGGATGTCGTCAGCATCGTCGGTCGCCATTTTGCATCGGCCACCATCGGTGGGCGCCGCCTCGACGTGCGTGAGAACGTTGCGTTTCAGGGCAAGGGAGAGCAGACCCGCTTCATCCATGAGCGTTTTCCCGAGAATGGCTGTGCCATCGCGATTGAGTTCAAGAAATTCTTCATGGACGAATGGACCGGTGAGCCAGACAGGCGTGTCATTGCTGATATCAGGGACACTTTCGCGTCCCTTCAACCAGTTCTCGAAGACTTTCTGAGGTCGCGGCGATGA
- a CDS encoding ferritin-like domain-containing protein, translating into MAEKKLDDLFYDTLKDIYYAERQILKALPKMARAATDPKLKQAFEKHKEETQGQIERLQEVFEIIGKRAQGKTCEAIQGIIAEGEEIMDDFKGSPALDAGLVSSAQAVEHYEIARYGTLKAWAEKLGHTKAVSLLDATLKEESKTDDALTALAKTSVNAAGEKKAA; encoded by the coding sequence ATGGCCGAGAAGAAACTCGATGACCTTTTTTATGATACGCTCAAGGACATCTATTATGCCGAAAGGCAGATCCTGAAGGCCCTGCCGAAAATGGCGCGGGCAGCCACAGACCCGAAACTCAAACAGGCCTTCGAGAAGCACAAGGAAGAGACGCAGGGTCAGATCGAGCGTCTGCAGGAAGTGTTCGAGATCATCGGCAAACGGGCGCAGGGCAAGACCTGTGAAGCTATCCAGGGTATCATCGCGGAAGGCGAAGAGATCATGGACGACTTCAAAGGTTCGCCCGCTCTCGATGCCGGCCTTGTATCGTCTGCACAGGCAGTCGAGCATTATGAAATTGCCCGCTACGGCACACTGAAGGCGTGGGCGGAAAAGCTGGGCCATACCAAGGCTGTGTCGTTGCTCGACGCGACCCTCAAGGAGGAGTCCAAGACAGACGACGCGCTTACCGCACTCGCTAAAACGTCGGTCAATGCTGCCGGCGAGAAAAAGGCGGCCTGA
- a CDS encoding DJ-1/PfpI/YhbO family deglycase/protease yields the protein MTSINSAKILILATDGYERSELRVPYDQLKAKGADVKIASIKEGEIKSWDEKDWGDSIAVDIQAKTVKTEDFDALVLPGGQINPDVLRHDEDAMRVVRDFVKSGKVVAAICHAPWLLIEADALRGRDATSYWSIKTDVRNAGANWKDENVVTDKGIITSRSPDDLDAFVAKIVEEVEEGRHERRAA from the coding sequence ATGACTTCCATCAACTCTGCAAAAATCCTTATCCTCGCAACCGATGGCTACGAGCGTTCAGAATTGCGCGTGCCCTATGACCAGCTCAAGGCCAAGGGTGCGGACGTGAAGATCGCTTCCATCAAGGAAGGCGAAATCAAGAGCTGGGATGAGAAAGACTGGGGCGACAGTATTGCCGTCGACATCCAGGCAAAGACCGTGAAGACAGAAGATTTCGATGCGCTGGTGCTTCCCGGCGGCCAGATCAATCCTGACGTGCTGCGCCATGATGAGGATGCGATGCGTGTCGTGCGCGACTTCGTCAAATCCGGCAAGGTCGTCGCCGCGATTTGTCACGCGCCCTGGCTGCTGATTGAAGCAGACGCCCTGCGCGGACGCGACGCCACCTCCTATTGGTCGATCAAGACCGACGTCAGAAACGCCGGTGCCAACTGGAAAGACGAGAATGTGGTGACGGACAAGGGCATCATTACTTCTCGCAGCCCTGACGACCTCGATGCCTTCGTCGCAAAGATCGTTGAGGAGGTCGAGGAAGGCCGCCACGAGCGCCGCGCCGCCTGA
- a CDS encoding UDP-glucose dehydrogenase family protein — translation MRIVMIGSGYVGLVSGACFADFGHDVVCVDKMPEKIEALKSGHIPIFEPGLETIVANNTKAGRLSFTTDLSAAVANADVVFIAVGTPSRRGDGHADLGYVYAAAKEIAHALDGFTVIVTKSTVPVGTGDEVERIIREENPSADFAVVSNPEFLREGAAIEDFKRPDRIVVGLSDERARPVMTEVYRPLYLNQSPLLFTTRRASELIKYAANAFLAMKITFINEMADLCEKVGANVQDVSRGIGLDGRIGSKFLHAGPGYGGSCFPKDTLALAKTAQDYDAPVRLIETTIAINDNRKRAMGRKVINAVGGDVRGKKIAVLGLTFKPNTDDMRDSPAIAIIQTLQDGGAKIVGYDPEGMTNARHLIEDIDYATGPYEAAQDADAVVIVTEWNQFRALDLPRLKAIMKSPVLVDLRNIYRTDEVAAHGFTYAAVGRPHESSLDQGA, via the coding sequence ATGCGAATTGTAATGATTGGTTCGGGTTATGTCGGTCTTGTGTCCGGCGCATGCTTTGCAGATTTCGGGCATGACGTGGTTTGCGTCGACAAGATGCCGGAGAAAATCGAGGCGTTGAAAAGCGGCCATATACCGATCTTCGAGCCGGGTCTTGAAACCATCGTCGCCAACAATACCAAAGCGGGCCGGTTGAGCTTCACCACCGATCTTTCGGCAGCCGTGGCCAATGCCGATGTCGTCTTCATAGCGGTCGGCACGCCGTCGCGGCGCGGCGATGGGCACGCCGATCTGGGCTATGTCTATGCGGCGGCAAAAGAGATTGCCCATGCGCTCGACGGCTTCACCGTCATCGTCACCAAATCGACCGTTCCCGTCGGCACTGGCGACGAGGTGGAACGCATCATCCGCGAGGAAAATCCATCTGCCGATTTTGCCGTGGTCTCCAATCCGGAGTTTCTGCGCGAAGGCGCCGCCATCGAGGATTTCAAGCGGCCGGACCGCATCGTCGTCGGCCTTTCGGACGAGCGCGCCCGCCCGGTCATGACCGAGGTGTATCGACCGCTTTACCTCAACCAGTCGCCGCTCCTTTTCACCACCAGAAGAGCGTCCGAACTGATCAAATATGCCGCCAATGCTTTCCTGGCGATGAAAATCACCTTCATCAACGAGATGGCTGATCTATGCGAAAAAGTCGGTGCCAACGTACAGGACGTCTCGCGCGGCATCGGCCTGGACGGCCGTATCGGGTCGAAATTCCTGCATGCCGGGCCGGGCTATGGCGGCTCATGCTTTCCCAAGGATACGCTGGCGCTTGCCAAGACCGCGCAGGATTATGACGCACCGGTGCGACTGATCGAAACCACCATTGCCATCAACGACAACCGCAAGCGCGCCATGGGCCGCAAGGTCATCAATGCCGTGGGGGGCGATGTGCGCGGCAAGAAGATTGCTGTTCTCGGCCTCACCTTCAAGCCGAATACGGACGACATGCGCGACAGCCCGGCCATTGCCATCATCCAGACCCTGCAGGATGGCGGAGCGAAAATTGTGGGTTACGATCCCGAAGGCATGACGAATGCCCGGCACCTGATCGAAGACATCGATTATGCAACCGGCCCTTACGAGGCGGCGCAGGACGCCGACGCCGTGGTTATCGTGACGGAATGGAACCAGTTCCGCGCGCTCGATCTACCGCGTCTCAAGGCCATCATGAAGAGCCCCGTTCTGGTGGATCTGCGCAATATCTACCGCACGGATGAGGTTGCCGCCCATGGCTTCACCTATGCCGCCGTTGGTCGTCCGCACGAAAGCAGCCTCGACCAGGGGGCATGA
- a CDS encoding PPC domain-containing DNA-binding protein, translated as MKSRLLAGGAERTLILVIEPEEEAFEAIKRFAKRENINAASVTAIGAFSTATLAFFDLASKEYKEIPVSAQSEVLSMLGDIVLDENETPNPHLHVVLGFADGSTRGGHFLKGMVRPTLEVVIRETPAELRRSYRKDFGIALIDPAR; from the coding sequence ATGAAAAGCAGATTACTGGCAGGCGGCGCGGAGCGGACTTTGATACTCGTCATCGAACCCGAGGAAGAAGCCTTCGAGGCGATCAAGCGCTTTGCCAAAAGAGAAAATATCAATGCCGCGTCAGTGACCGCGATCGGCGCCTTTTCGACGGCGACGCTCGCTTTTTTCGATCTCGCCAGCAAAGAATACAAGGAAATTCCGGTGAGTGCGCAGAGCGAGGTCCTGAGCATGCTCGGCGATATCGTGCTCGACGAAAACGAAACGCCCAATCCTCACCTGCACGTCGTGCTGGGCTTTGCCGACGGCTCTACGAGAGGAGGCCATTTCCTAAAGGGTATGGTACGACCGACACTGGAGGTGGTTATCCGCGAGACGCCTGCGGAACTGCGACGGAGCTACAGAAAAGACTTCGGCATCGCATTGATCGATCCTGCGCGCTGA
- a CDS encoding glutathione synthase — protein sequence MRIAFFVNSIETEGPTFATGLLAMAALNRGHEVVYLTPGDFTLRSDDTLAVHATIMRKGKYKKPEAFHAALQDKSLERMTMDVEEIDALMLRNDPSLDQTTRPWAVHAGILFGRLAEQRGVVVLNDPEGLALAQNKLYFQSFPEIVRPTTLISRNVEEIRAFADAHPKGVIVKPLQGSGGKNVFKIGSSKEANLNQIFEAVSLEGYLIAQAYLPAAKEGDVRFFMMNGRPLMRDGQYAALRRVPAKGDLRSNIHANGTAEAVKVTDDIVELAEMMRPKLVEDGMFLVGLDIVGDKILEVNVFSPGGLSNILELTNVDFSDTIIEAVETKVSMQAASGGTLSNRLLATL from the coding sequence ATGCGTATCGCATTTTTCGTCAATTCCATCGAAACCGAAGGTCCGACCTTCGCAACCGGTCTGCTGGCCATGGCGGCGCTCAATCGCGGCCACGAGGTGGTCTATCTGACGCCCGGCGATTTTACCCTGCGCTCCGACGACACGCTGGCCGTCCATGCGACGATCATGCGTAAAGGAAAATACAAGAAACCCGAAGCCTTTCATGCCGCCCTGCAGGACAAGTCGCTCGAGCGGATGACCATGGATGTGGAGGAAATCGATGCGCTGATGTTGCGCAACGATCCCTCGCTCGACCAGACGACCAGACCCTGGGCGGTTCACGCCGGTATTCTGTTCGGCAGGCTTGCCGAGCAGCGCGGCGTCGTCGTGCTCAATGATCCGGAAGGTTTGGCGCTTGCGCAGAACAAGCTTTATTTCCAGAGCTTCCCCGAGATCGTGCGGCCGACGACGCTTATCTCCCGGAATGTCGAGGAAATCCGCGCATTCGCCGACGCCCATCCCAAGGGTGTCATCGTCAAGCCGCTTCAGGGGTCCGGAGGCAAGAACGTCTTCAAGATCGGGTCCAGTAAGGAAGCCAATCTCAACCAGATTTTCGAGGCGGTCAGCCTCGAAGGTTATCTCATCGCGCAGGCCTATCTCCCTGCGGCGAAGGAAGGCGACGTCCGCTTTTTCATGATGAACGGCAGGCCGCTGATGCGCGATGGCCAATATGCCGCGCTTCGCCGCGTTCCGGCCAAGGGCGACCTGCGTTCCAATATTCACGCCAACGGCACCGCCGAAGCGGTGAAGGTGACGGACGACATCGTCGAGCTTGCCGAAATGATGCGGCCAAAGCTCGTCGAAGACGGGATGTTTTTGGTGGGTCTCGATATCGTCGGTGACAAGATACTCGAAGTGAACGTCTTTTCGCCCGGCGGCCTATCCAACATCCTGGAGCTTACCAATGTGGACTTCAGCGATACGATCATAGAGGCCGTCGAGACCAAGGTGTCGATGCAGGCGGCATCGGGCGGCACGCTATCGAACCGCCTGCTCGCGACCCTTTGA
- a CDS encoding flavohemoglobin expression-modulating QEGLA motif protein encodes MNLSSARHAPPSVNDLVDDVTSCLEAGKAIRRDVGKDGRLHIDRPLPFLCLHLTGGTKNLAARDIAAAHASYLIASNIQEAAPLIKAVGAVMQARFGAFIVLDIGELEHDILLADDSPFLPHYEVSISATTELETQKARRVFIKAVCDAEVRFRTPRITRPEPEADPILRFQNANLEFPCISVRFAPIYRQPESGADYPGLRETMIADLFDAGLQAFSAFSSGMDALKVTTHRALGRKAFVDAVKRADRSIDDIVSSFDFLLSVTPINARRAFEEFRDGGFQYAPRLLYRPLGVDVEEQKRKLYSVVFDHLEDPVLYHLYREKQQEIDLQLTMLANLHRRTFTDFSRALYGAVEPELLTLALRVLDECPRAEESGAIAMVDCYAVAGKSREMIETYLAEEPEFKARVEIRDDLPPGLMVTGEKLLISRHTVMEQRRVEALLSHEIGVHLLTYFNGSFQGLRLFRTGLSGYEGVQEGLAVLAEHLAGGMTRERLRLIAGRVVGCAAMLDGASFVDTFRIMTREHGFDEAGAFNMVLRIYRGGGLSKDAIYLRGLSEVMEHLRRGGALDPFWMGKIAAQHFPIMQELALRGLLRPPGVRPAFLLPAKANERLEKIRAGLSIAELATL; translated from the coding sequence ATGAACCTCTCATCCGCCCGACATGCGCCGCCGTCCGTGAACGATCTGGTCGATGACGTTACATCATGCCTTGAAGCCGGAAAGGCAATCCGCCGTGATGTGGGGAAGGATGGCCGCCTCCATATCGACCGGCCGCTGCCGTTTCTCTGCCTGCACCTGACCGGCGGCACGAAGAATTTGGCGGCCCGGGATATCGCCGCAGCCCATGCTTCCTACCTCATCGCTTCGAACATTCAGGAAGCCGCGCCGCTGATAAAGGCGGTCGGTGCTGTAATGCAGGCGCGTTTCGGCGCCTTTATCGTTCTCGATATTGGCGAACTGGAACACGACATTCTCCTTGCGGACGATTCACCTTTTCTGCCGCACTACGAGGTCTCAATCTCTGCGACGACGGAGCTGGAAACGCAAAAGGCGCGCAGGGTGTTCATCAAGGCGGTCTGCGATGCGGAGGTCCGGTTTCGCACGCCTCGCATCACCCGCCCCGAGCCTGAGGCGGATCCAATACTCAGATTCCAGAATGCCAATCTGGAGTTCCCATGCATCAGCGTGCGCTTTGCGCCGATCTATCGCCAACCGGAATCCGGTGCGGATTATCCCGGCCTTCGCGAAACAATGATCGCCGATCTCTTCGATGCGGGTCTCCAGGCATTCTCGGCTTTTTCCTCCGGCATGGACGCGCTGAAAGTCACCACGCACCGGGCGCTGGGCCGCAAGGCATTTGTCGATGCGGTGAAACGTGCTGACCGATCGATCGACGATATCGTCTCCTCTTTCGACTTCCTTCTTTCCGTCACGCCGATCAATGCCCGGCGCGCCTTCGAGGAATTCCGCGACGGCGGCTTTCAGTATGCGCCGCGCCTGCTTTATCGCCCGCTCGGCGTCGATGTGGAGGAACAGAAACGTAAACTTTATTCTGTGGTCTTCGATCACCTCGAAGACCCGGTGCTTTACCATCTCTATCGCGAAAAGCAGCAGGAGATCGACCTGCAACTGACGATGCTCGCGAACCTGCACCGGCGAACCTTCACCGATTTCTCCCGCGCGCTTTATGGCGCTGTCGAGCCGGAGCTTCTGACGCTTGCGCTTCGTGTTCTCGATGAATGCCCGCGCGCAGAGGAGAGCGGCGCGATCGCGATGGTGGACTGTTACGCTGTCGCTGGCAAATCGCGTGAGATGATCGAGACCTATCTGGCGGAAGAACCGGAATTCAAGGCGCGTGTCGAAATTCGTGACGACCTACCGCCCGGCTTGATGGTGACGGGGGAGAAGCTTTTGATTTCCCGGCACACCGTCATGGAACAGCGCCGCGTCGAGGCTCTGTTGTCGCACGAGATTGGGGTGCACCTACTTACATATTTCAACGGCTCGTTTCAGGGCCTGCGCCTCTTCCGCACGGGGCTTTCCGGTTATGAGGGCGTGCAGGAAGGATTGGCAGTTCTGGCAGAGCATCTGGCCGGCGGGATGACGCGCGAGCGCCTGCGGCTGATCGCCGGCCGCGTTGTCGGCTGCGCGGCGATGCTGGATGGCGCAAGCTTTGTCGACACCTTCCGCATCATGACGCGCGAGCACGGTTTCGACGAGGCCGGCGCCTTCAATATGGTGCTGCGCATCTATCGAGGCGGCGGTCTTTCGAAGGATGCAATCTATCTGCGGGGTCTTTCTGAAGTGATGGAGCATTTGCGCCGGGGCGGTGCGCTCGATCCATTCTGGATGGGCAAGATCGCGGCCCAGCATTTTCCAATCATGCAGGAGCTTGCGCTGCGTGGCCTGTTAAGGCCCCCGGGCGTGCGGCCGGCATTTCTGTTACCCGCAAAGGCGAATGAACGCCTTGAAAAGATCCGTGCGGGATTATCCATTGCCGAACTGGCGACATTATAG
- a CDS encoding TIGR02587 family membrane protein — protein MATAIDRKDGEDGEVRKFLIGLARGTAGALLFALPMLMTMEMWFLGLYINPWRLLLLCVLNLPLLFLLARRIGFENIHSWGQALRDAITAYGLGIMVSAAVLLLFGIMDDQLTASTAVAKVALQSVPASIGALLGRSQLGQHSDDDDEEDDEYSGETGYLHELFMMMVGALFLSLNVAPTEEMILIAYKVTPFHILALSLLSIAVMHGFVYALHFKGSHQLDEGQQWWQSFIRFTLPGYVVAIAISIYTLWTFERLDHTSLSQIMNAAVILGVPASIGAASARLIL, from the coding sequence ATGGCGACAGCAATAGATCGTAAAGACGGGGAAGACGGCGAGGTCAGAAAGTTTCTGATCGGCCTTGCGCGTGGAACGGCTGGTGCGCTGCTGTTTGCCCTGCCGATGCTAATGACCATGGAAATGTGGTTTCTGGGTCTCTACATCAACCCATGGCGGCTTCTGCTGCTCTGCGTCCTTAATCTCCCGCTTCTTTTTCTTCTTGCCCGCCGCATCGGTTTTGAGAACATCCACTCCTGGGGCCAGGCTTTAAGGGACGCGATAACCGCTTATGGCCTGGGCATAATGGTCAGCGCAGCCGTGCTCCTTCTGTTCGGCATAATGGACGACCAGCTTACCGCGTCCACGGCCGTTGCGAAGGTTGCGCTGCAATCCGTGCCTGCCAGCATTGGCGCTCTTCTTGGCCGCAGCCAGCTTGGCCAGCACTCCGACGATGACGATGAAGAAGACGACGAATATTCCGGCGAGACCGGTTATCTGCACGAACTGTTCATGATGATGGTGGGCGCGCTTTTTCTGAGCCTGAATGTCGCGCCGACGGAAGAAATGATCCTGATTGCCTACAAGGTGACGCCCTTTCACATTCTTGCGCTCTCCCTGCTGTCCATCGCCGTCATGCACGGTTTTGTCTATGCGCTTCATTTCAAGGGATCACATCAGCTGGATGAAGGCCAGCAATGGTGGCAATCCTTCATCCGCTTTACCCTGCCCGGTTATGTCGTCGCCATCGCCATCAGCATTTATACGCTCTGGACCTTCGAACGCCTCGACCATACGTCGCTGTCGCAGATCATGAATGCTGCGGTCATTCTGGGTGTTCCCGCCTCGATCGGCGCGGCGTCGGCCCGGCTGATCCTGTGA
- a CDS encoding NAD-dependent epimerase, whose amino-acid sequence MRYLVTGTAGFIGFYVAKRLLDAGHFVTGFDGMTKYYDVSLKEKRHAILSRSNGFRAEIGMLEDVDALKRVAEAAEPEIIIHLAAQAGVRYSLENPRAYVDSNLIGSFNMLELARSLEVKHLMLASTSSIYGANEKIPFAESDKADEPMTLYAATKKSMELMAHSYAHLHKLPTTAFRFFTVYGPWGRPDMAPIKFVDAVSNGRPIDIYGQGNMSRDFTYIDDLVEGIVRLSQIIPSEENRVTEDGVIDTLSRHAPFRVVNIGGGQPVELMHFVETVEKAVGKPAIRNMLPMQQGDVPRTFASPDLLRALTGFVPHTPVEEGIKVLVAWYREMNGPLQE is encoded by the coding sequence ATGCGTTATCTGGTTACAGGCACTGCCGGTTTCATTGGCTTTTACGTCGCGAAACGGCTGTTGGATGCCGGCCATTTCGTCACCGGCTTCGACGGAATGACGAAATATTACGATGTCAGTCTCAAGGAAAAACGCCACGCCATTCTTTCCCGCTCTAACGGCTTTCGGGCCGAAATCGGCATGCTGGAAGATGTGGATGCCTTGAAGCGTGTCGCAGAGGCCGCAGAGCCGGAAATCATCATCCATCTCGCCGCGCAGGCCGGCGTCCGGTACAGCCTCGAAAACCCGCGCGCATACGTCGATTCAAATCTCATCGGCTCCTTCAACATGCTGGAGCTTGCGAGAAGCCTGGAGGTGAAGCACCTGATGCTGGCGTCGACCTCCTCCATCTACGGTGCCAACGAGAAAATCCCGTTTGCGGAAAGCGACAAGGCCGATGAGCCGATGACGCTTTATGCGGCCACCAAAAAATCGATGGAGCTGATGGCGCATTCCTATGCCCATCTTCACAAGCTTCCGACGACTGCCTTCCGCTTCTTCACCGTCTACGGACCATGGGGACGCCCGGATATGGCGCCGATCAAGTTTGTTGACGCCGTTTCCAACGGCCGGCCGATCGACATTTATGGCCAGGGTAATATGAGCCGTGACTTCACCTATATCGACGATCTCGTCGAAGGCATTGTGCGGCTAAGCCAGATCATCCCTTCCGAGGAAAACCGGGTCACCGAGGACGGCGTCATCGATACACTTTCCCGCCACGCGCCGTTCCGCGTCGTCAATATCGGCGGCGGCCAACCGGTGGAACTGATGCATTTCGTCGAAACGGTCGAAAAGGCGGTGGGAAAACCGGCGATCCGCAACATGCTTCCGATGCAGCAGGGTGATGTTCCGCGAACCTTCGCGTCGCCTGATCTTCTCCGGGCTTTGACCGGTTTTGTGCCGCACACTCCGGTCGAAGAGGGCATCAAGGTCCTCGTCGCCTGGTATCGCGAGATGAACGGCCCACTGCAGGAATAA
- a CDS encoding TIGR02588 family protein, giving the protein MTTSKNGKQTESSNPHWIEWVTGIACTLLVAAMLGWIAYDIYRYSPEEARFEVAVSRVEGEPGQYRVKFDIRNLSMTTAAQVKVRGDLERNNAAPENADVTFDYVASESSDSGTLFFRNDPRSGTLTLSVAGYTEP; this is encoded by the coding sequence ATGACGACATCAAAAAACGGAAAACAGACGGAAAGTTCAAATCCGCATTGGATTGAATGGGTAACGGGCATCGCCTGCACCTTGCTGGTTGCCGCGATGCTGGGCTGGATCGCCTATGACATCTACCGCTATTCGCCTGAGGAGGCGCGCTTTGAGGTCGCCGTCAGCCGTGTCGAGGGCGAGCCGGGACAATATCGCGTGAAATTCGACATCCGCAATCTTTCGATGACCACGGCAGCCCAGGTCAAGGTGCGGGGAGACCTCGAGCGGAATAACGCAGCGCCGGAAAACGCCGATGTGACCTTCGATTATGTCGCATCGGAATCCAGCGACAGCGGCACACTCTTCTTCCGTAACGATCCACGCAGCGGAACACTCACCCTCAGCGTCGCCGGCTATACCGAGCCGTGA
- a CDS encoding MgtC/SapB family protein yields MPQSLAEEFSMDISIPFEVLVVRIFGAVILCGLIGLEREFHRNTAGLRTNMLIGLAAVTFCIITIHMMETMAEGQEAARLDPIRLVEAVTAGIAFLAAGVVVYTRGDVKGLTTGASMWLSAAIGLSAGLGLWPLAFLASAVGIIVLWMLRRVQVIAGIKEE; encoded by the coding sequence ATGCCGCAGAGTCTGGCAGAAGAATTTTCAATGGATATTTCCATTCCGTTCGAGGTGCTTGTCGTGCGCATCTTCGGTGCCGTCATCCTGTGCGGTCTGATCGGTCTGGAGCGGGAGTTCCACAGGAACACGGCGGGCCTGCGCACCAACATGCTGATCGGCCTGGCCGCCGTCACGTTCTGCATCATCACCATTCATATGATGGAAACGATGGCCGAAGGCCAGGAGGCAGCGCGGCTCGATCCTATCCGCCTTGTGGAGGCAGTGACTGCCGGCATCGCGTTTCTTGCCGCGGGCGTGGTCGTTTATACGCGAGGCGATGTCAAAGGCCTGACGACCGGGGCCAGCATGTGGCTTTCGGCGGCCATCGGCCTTTCGGCCGGTCTCGGCCTGTGGCCCTTGGCTTTCCTCGCGTCGGCCGTGGGCATCATCGTGCTGTGGATGCTGCGTCGCGTCCAGGTCATCGCGGGTATCAAGGAAGAATGA